Proteins found in one Saccharomyces cerevisiae S288C chromosome III, complete sequence genomic segment:
- the AAD3 gene encoding putative aryl-alcohol dehydrogenase (Putative aryl-alcohol dehydrogenase; similar to P. chrysosporium aryl-alcohol dehydrogenase; mutational analysis has not yet revealed a physiological role; AAD3 has a paralog, AAD15, that arose from a segmental duplication; members of the AAD gene family comprise three pairs (AAD3 + AAD15, AAD6/AAD16 + AAD4, AAD10 + AAD14) whose two genes are more related to one another than to other members of the family), whose product MIGSASDSSSKLGRLRFLSETAAIKVSPLILGEVSYDGARSDFLKSMNKNRAFELLDTFYEAGGNFIDAANNCQNEQSEEWIGEWIQSRRLRDQIVIATKFIKSDKKYKAGESNTANYCGNHKRSLHVSVRDSLRKLQTDWIDILYVHWWDYMSSIEEFMDSLHILVQQGKVLYLGVSDTPAWVVSAANYYATSYGKTPFSIYQGKWNVLNRDFERDIIPMARHFGMALAPWDVMGGGRFQSKKAMEERRKNGEGIRSFVGASEQTDAEIKISEALAKIAEEHGTESVTAIAIAYVRSKAKNFFPSVEGGKIEDLKENIKALSIDLTPDNIKYLESIVPFDIGFPNNFIVLNSLTQKYGTNNV is encoded by the coding sequence ATGATTGGGTCCGCGTCCGACTCATCTAGCAAGTTAGGACGCCTCCGATTTCTTTCTGAAACTGCCGCTATTAAAGTATCCCCGTTAATCCTAGGAGAAGTCTCATACGATGGAGCACGTTCGGATTTTCTCAAATCAATGAACAAGAATCGAGCTTTTGAATTGCTTGATACTTTTTACGAGGCAGGtggaaatttcattgatgCCGCAAACAACTGCCAAAACGAGCAATCAGAAGAATGGATTGGTGAATGGATACAGTCCAGAAGGTTACGTGATCAAATTGTCATTGCAACCAAGTTTATAAAAAGCGATAAAAAGTATAAAGCAGGTGAAAGTAACACTGCCAACTACTGTGGTAATCACAAGCGTAGTTTACATGTGAGTGTGAGGGATTCTCTCCGCAAATTGCAAACTGATTGGATTGATATACTTTACGTTCACTGGTGGGATTATATGAGTTCAATCGAAGAATTTATGGATAGTTTGCATATTCTGGTCCAGCAGGGCAAGGTCCTCTATTTGGGTGTATCTGATACACCTGCTTGGGTTGTTTCTGCGGCAAACTACTACGCTACATCTTATGGTAAAACTCCCTTTAGTATCTACCAAGGTAAATGGAACGTGTTGAACAGAGATTTTGAGCGTGATATTATTCCAATGGCTAGGCATTTCGGTATGGCCCTCGCCCCATGGGATGTCATGGGAGGTGGAAGATTTCAGAGTAAAAAAGCAATGGAGGAACGGAGGAAGAATGGAGAGGGTATTCGTTCTTTCGTTGGCGCCTCCGAACAAACAGATGCAGAAATCAAGATTAGTGAAGCATTGGCCAAGATTGCTGAGGAACATGGCACTGAGTCTGTTACTGCTATTGCTATTGCCTATGTTCGCTCTAAGgcgaaaaatttttttccgtCGGTTGAAGGAGGAAAAATTGAGGATCTCAAAGAGAACATTAAGGCTCTCAGTATCGATCTAACGCCAGACAATATAAAATACTTAGAAAGTATAGTTCCTTTTGACATCGGATTTCCTAATAATTTTATCGTGTTAAATTCCTTGACTCAAAAATATGGTACGAATAATGTTTAG